One genomic region from Polynucleobacter sp. MWH-P3-07-1 encodes:
- the hemL gene encoding glutamate-1-semialdehyde 2,1-aminomutase, whose amino-acid sequence MGQNEVLFERAQKVIPGGVNSPVRAFRQVGGVPRFVSKANGPYFWDADNKRYIDLIMSWGPMIAGHAHPEIVEAVQKAATSSFSFGAPTEGEIELAERICGLMPSIEQIRMVSSGTEATMSALRLARGYTGRDLIVKFEGCYHGHADSLLVKAGSGLLTFADSTQNAPSSGGVPQDVVKHTLVLPYNDTSAIEAVFQKQGDHIAAVILEPIAGNMNLIKAKPEFLAAIRNLTAQHGAVLIYDEVMTGFRVALGGAQSLQGITPDLTCLGKVMGGGMPMAAFGGKQEIMSKLAPLGTVYQAGTLSGNPVAVAAGLKTLEIVAREGFYECLAGQTEKLMLGLKTAADQAGVPFAVDSVGGMFGFYFTSAVPTSFAEVTQSNIEAFKLFFHAMLDEGVYLAPSAYEAGFTSIAHDNAVVEQIIQAAEKSFQKIQ is encoded by the coding sequence GTGGGACAAAACGAGGTTTTATTTGAGCGTGCGCAAAAAGTCATTCCAGGGGGAGTGAACTCTCCTGTTAGGGCATTTCGACAGGTAGGTGGAGTGCCGCGTTTTGTTAGTAAGGCCAATGGCCCTTATTTTTGGGATGCAGACAACAAACGCTATATCGATCTCATTATGTCCTGGGGTCCGATGATTGCAGGACATGCCCATCCTGAAATTGTGGAGGCAGTTCAAAAAGCAGCAACGAGCAGTTTTAGCTTTGGCGCTCCTACTGAAGGTGAGATTGAATTAGCCGAACGGATCTGCGGCTTGATGCCCAGTATCGAGCAGATCCGCATGGTATCGAGCGGCACCGAAGCAACGATGAGTGCCTTGCGATTGGCGCGCGGATATACCGGGCGTGATTTGATTGTGAAGTTTGAGGGTTGCTATCACGGCCATGCCGATAGCTTATTGGTTAAAGCAGGTTCTGGTTTACTCACATTTGCTGACTCTACTCAAAATGCCCCCTCTTCAGGAGGTGTCCCACAAGATGTCGTCAAACACACATTAGTCCTGCCTTATAACGATACATCTGCCATAGAGGCAGTCTTTCAGAAGCAGGGCGATCACATTGCTGCGGTGATTCTGGAGCCGATTGCTGGCAATATGAATTTGATTAAAGCTAAGCCAGAATTCTTAGCTGCGATCAGAAACCTCACCGCCCAGCATGGCGCTGTACTGATTTACGATGAAGTGATGACTGGATTTCGCGTCGCATTAGGTGGGGCGCAGTCACTCCAAGGCATCACTCCTGACCTCACCTGCTTGGGTAAGGTGATGGGGGGTGGTATGCCGATGGCGGCTTTTGGTGGCAAGCAGGAGATCATGTCCAAGCTTGCGCCACTGGGGACGGTATATCAAGCCGGCACACTGTCTGGTAATCCAGTTGCCGTAGCTGCAGGATTAAAAACCTTAGAGATTGTCGCAAGAGAAGGCTTTTATGAGTGCCTTGCTGGGCAGACAGAAAAACTGATGCTGGGATTAAAGACGGCGGCCGATCAAGCAGGAGTCCCTTTTGCAGTCGATAGCGTAGGCGGTATGTTTGGTTTTTACTTCACATCAGCAGTACCAACTTCATTTGCTGAAGTCACTCAATCAAATATTGAAGCATTCAAGCTATTTTTTCATGCGATGCTTGATGAAGGTGTTTACTTGGCGCCTTCAGCCTATGAGGCAGGCTTTACTTCTATTGCGCACGACAATGCGGTTGTGGAGCAAATTATTCAAGCGGCAGAAAAATCTTTTCAGAAGATTCAGTAA
- a CDS encoding symmetrical bis(5'-nucleosyl)-tetraphosphatase, which produces MSKIFAVGDVQGCAPSLKKLVSKLPEKSKMIFLGDLVNRGPDSLGSLRLLKRLQEKGRIECILGNHDLHLLAIDAGIRKPRGLDTVDKILTAPDRKELIHWLRNRPLALNKGKFLAVHAGVLPQWTIDQTIEYAQEVEKALRKKTYKDFLANMYGNTPTKWSNSLSGYERLRVITNALTRLRFCTPTGRMEFVSKEGLKAGPKGYMPWFMVPNRKTKDALIYFGHWSTLGLLKRGNVIGLDTGCVWGGKLSALEIPESGTSSRKLQLVQVAGYDHPLRM; this is translated from the coding sequence ATGAGCAAAATCTTTGCAGTGGGTGACGTCCAAGGATGTGCCCCTTCTCTCAAAAAATTGGTTAGCAAGCTGCCTGAAAAATCAAAAATGATTTTCTTGGGAGACTTGGTAAATCGTGGTCCCGATTCTTTGGGAAGCTTGCGTCTGCTCAAACGGCTTCAAGAGAAGGGTCGGATCGAATGCATTCTCGGCAATCATGATCTTCATCTATTGGCAATTGATGCTGGAATTCGCAAACCCCGAGGTCTTGATACCGTAGACAAAATTCTCACAGCGCCTGATCGTAAAGAATTGATTCATTGGTTACGAAATCGCCCCTTAGCACTCAATAAAGGAAAGTTCTTAGCAGTACATGCTGGTGTGCTGCCTCAATGGACCATCGATCAGACGATTGAATATGCCCAAGAAGTAGAAAAAGCGCTGCGCAAAAAAACATATAAAGATTTCTTGGCCAATATGTATGGCAACACTCCCACAAAGTGGAGTAATTCACTCAGTGGATATGAGCGCCTGCGTGTCATCACGAACGCCTTAACTCGCTTACGCTTCTGCACCCCAACAGGTCGCATGGAATTTGTCAGCAAAGAAGGCTTGAAGGCTGGCCCTAAAGGCTATATGCCTTGGTTTATGGTGCCCAATCGAAAAACTAAGGATGCCTTAATCTACTTTGGGCATTGGTCCACGCTCGGACTGCTCAAGCGTGGCAATGTCATTGGTTTAGATACGGGCTGTGTGTGGGGCGGAAAACTCAGCGCTCTAGAAATTCCAGAATCTGGGACAAGTTCACGAAAACTCCAACTCGTTCAAGTGGCTGGCTACGATCACCCGCTGCGGATGTAA
- a CDS encoding deoxyribodipyrimidine photo-lyase yields MQKALVWLRRDLRLYDNAALHHALKNSQQVWVAFIFDQTILSPLLKQGLNEQGLKADRRVDFIWQGIAQLDQALRKQGGGLIVQFGKPSECIPKIAQELGVETVFVNHDYEPTAISRDEQIEATLAQSGIAFESFKDQVIFEKKEILTNSNTVFSVFTPYKNNWLKTLQAKDLAPYDCVAQKGQLASIPAKLDRGIPSLKSMGFTQTGIETYLPPGAVGGEHFLEDFLHRIDQYQMGRDFPAIKGVSYLSTHLRFGMLSIRGLVREAHRRMLAGSMGATIWLSELIWRDFYFMILANHPRLASGEAFKPDYDKIEWESGATAKKLFTAWCEGKTGYPLVDAAMHQLNQSGYMHNRLRMVVASFLTKDLGIDWRWGEAYFAEHLNDFELSSNNGGWQWASSSGCDAQPYFRIFNPITQSEKFDAEGKFIRRYLPQLEKLSNKSIHAPWLAGHIELEAAGLLLGRDYPMPIVDHDEARKKTLVRYNVVKKAA; encoded by the coding sequence ATGCAAAAAGCTCTTGTATGGCTCCGCCGTGACCTTCGCCTGTATGACAATGCAGCCCTCCATCATGCTCTGAAGAACAGTCAACAGGTTTGGGTGGCTTTTATCTTTGATCAGACCATTCTTTCCCCGCTCCTAAAGCAGGGCTTAAATGAGCAAGGCCTCAAAGCAGACCGTCGGGTGGATTTCATATGGCAGGGTATAGCGCAACTCGATCAAGCACTTCGTAAACAAGGCGGTGGACTCATCGTTCAATTTGGCAAGCCCAGCGAATGCATTCCGAAAATTGCTCAAGAGCTTGGAGTTGAAACGGTTTTTGTGAATCATGACTACGAACCAACAGCCATTTCTCGCGATGAGCAAATTGAGGCGACTCTTGCTCAGTCAGGGATCGCTTTCGAGAGCTTCAAAGATCAGGTGATCTTTGAGAAAAAAGAAATTCTAACCAATTCCAATACGGTTTTTTCAGTCTTTACGCCATACAAAAATAACTGGCTGAAAACTTTGCAAGCAAAAGATCTGGCGCCCTATGACTGCGTTGCTCAGAAAGGTCAGCTTGCTTCAATCCCCGCCAAGCTTGACCGAGGGATTCCTTCTTTGAAATCGATGGGCTTTACTCAAACCGGTATCGAAACATACTTACCCCCAGGCGCAGTAGGTGGGGAACATTTTTTAGAAGATTTTTTACATCGCATTGATCAATATCAGATGGGTCGAGATTTTCCGGCGATCAAAGGTGTCAGCTATCTCTCAACGCACCTTCGCTTTGGCATGCTCTCGATTCGAGGCTTGGTTAGAGAGGCTCATCGCCGCATGTTGGCAGGTAGCATGGGCGCAACCATTTGGCTCAGTGAACTCATCTGGCGTGATTTTTATTTCATGATTCTGGCTAACCACCCTCGCCTTGCAAGTGGAGAAGCTTTCAAGCCCGACTATGACAAGATTGAGTGGGAAAGCGGCGCTACTGCGAAGAAACTCTTCACCGCGTGGTGCGAGGGGAAAACAGGCTATCCCTTAGTGGACGCAGCAATGCACCAACTCAATCAAAGTGGCTACATGCACAATCGACTGCGCATGGTCGTAGCAAGCTTTTTGACTAAGGATCTTGGTATTGACTGGCGCTGGGGTGAAGCTTATTTTGCTGAACACCTCAATGACTTTGAGTTGTCCTCCAACAATGGTGGCTGGCAGTGGGCCTCCTCTTCAGGTTGTGATGCGCAGCCCTACTTCAGAATCTTCAACCCCATCACGCAATCTGAGAAGTTTGATGCCGAGGGTAAATTCATTCGACGCTATCTGCCTCAGCTCGAGAAACTCTCGAATAAATCGATTCATGCGCCCTGGCTAGCAGGCCATATTGAACTTGAGGCCGCGGGACTGCTGTTAGGGCGCGACTACCCCATGCCGATTGTCGATCATGATGAGGCTCGTAAAAAGACTCTGGTTCGCTATAACGTCGTTAAAAAGGCGGCTTAG
- a CDS encoding YqgE/AlgH family protein, giving the protein MSYSADHLANQFLIAMPGMLDANFAGSVIYLFDHTERGAMGLVINRPTEVDLASLFDRIELKLEITPLLEQPVYFGGPVQVERGFVLHETIPEAAYRSSLVVPGGLTMTTSKDVLEDVAIGNGPKRFLMTLGYAGWGAGQLEEEITLNGWMNVPVSQAQISDIIFDTPSSQRYERTMGHLGFDISHLSGEAGHA; this is encoded by the coding sequence ATTTCCTATTCTGCAGACCACTTAGCGAATCAGTTCTTAATTGCAATGCCGGGCATGCTGGATGCCAATTTTGCTGGTTCCGTCATCTATCTTTTTGACCACACCGAACGGGGTGCGATGGGTCTGGTGATTAATCGACCCACTGAAGTTGATTTGGCAAGTCTGTTTGACAGAATCGAGCTTAAGCTTGAAATTACCCCCCTGCTAGAGCAACCTGTTTACTTTGGCGGGCCAGTTCAGGTCGAGCGGGGCTTTGTGCTGCATGAAACCATCCCTGAAGCCGCATACCGTTCCTCGCTAGTAGTGCCGGGAGGCTTGACCATGACTACCTCTAAAGATGTTTTAGAAGATGTCGCAATCGGCAATGGGCCTAAGCGATTTTTGATGACCTTAGGTTATGCTGGCTGGGGCGCAGGTCAACTTGAAGAAGAGATTACTTTGAACGGCTGGATGAATGTCCCTGTATCTCAAGCTCAAATCAGCGACATCATTTTTGACACGCCATCGAGTCAGCGCTACGAGAGAACCATGGGGCATCTGGGTTTTGATATCTCACATCTCTCAGGTGAGGCCGGTCATGCCTAG
- the ruvX gene encoding Holliday junction resolvase RuvX: MPSPLTVMGFDYGTRRIGVAIGNTLSCTTQALAVIAKDHEDARFAAIASLLKEWAPNLLVVGLPTHPDGAAHEMTSKAQRFGNQLAGRFKLPVAWVDERYSSVVLEGDSQMRDNLDAHSAALLLEQYFAEHPFNGN; encoded by the coding sequence ATGCCTAGTCCCCTTACTGTAATGGGATTTGACTATGGCACGCGCAGAATTGGGGTTGCGATCGGAAATACATTGAGTTGTACTACGCAAGCATTAGCGGTCATTGCCAAAGATCATGAAGATGCCCGTTTTGCCGCTATTGCGTCTTTATTAAAAGAGTGGGCCCCTAATCTCTTGGTGGTCGGGCTACCAACCCACCCTGATGGAGCCGCACATGAAATGACGAGTAAAGCCCAGCGTTTTGGCAATCAGCTTGCCGGCCGGTTCAAATTGCCTGTGGCATGGGTCGATGAGCGCTATAGCTCGGTAGTTTTAGAGGGCGATTCCCAGATGCGGGACAATTTGGATGCGCACTCTGCAGCATTGCTCCTGGAGCAGTATTTTGCAGAGCACCCCTTTAACGGAAATTGA
- the pyrR gene encoding bifunctional pyr operon transcriptional regulator/uracil phosphoribosyltransferase PyrR has protein sequence MNMTNAEDLYAKLLKHLRERKAPYELAGLAMGGAWIAERLARDLALPHYGVINVAFHRDDYAEKGMTALRTASTMPTDLPFEVAGAHIILLDDVLLTGRTVRAALNELFDFGRPASVELMVLADRGKRELPVMADFVGEAVSIPDHQILVLDKNPSGQFRFQIEERA, from the coding sequence TTGAATATGACGAATGCTGAAGACTTATATGCCAAGCTACTCAAGCATTTGCGTGAGCGCAAGGCTCCCTATGAACTCGCCGGACTAGCTATGGGCGGCGCGTGGATCGCAGAGCGCTTAGCACGGGATTTGGCTTTGCCACACTACGGCGTGATTAATGTCGCCTTTCATCGCGATGACTACGCAGAGAAGGGGATGACTGCATTACGCACTGCTAGCACAATGCCTACTGACCTGCCATTTGAAGTAGCAGGCGCCCATATTATTTTGCTAGATGATGTTTTGTTGACCGGTAGAACCGTGCGCGCTGCGCTCAACGAATTATTTGATTTTGGCAGACCTGCCAGTGTTGAGCTGATGGTTTTGGCTGATCGAGGTAAGCGTGAGCTGCCAGTGATGGCGGACTTTGTTGGCGAAGCAGTGAGTATTCCGGATCACCAAATTTTGGTCTTAGATAAGAATCCATCCGGACAATTTCGTTTTCAAATTGAGGAGCGCGCTTGA
- a CDS encoding aspartate carbamoyltransferase catalytic subunit, giving the protein MSEASKTVNQLNTEGNLRHLLTLEGMPKEQIIYILDTAKQFVSVTDPAREVKKVPLLRGKSVFNLFFENSTRTRTTFEIAANRLSADVINLDISTSSTAKGESLLDTIDNLVAMQADIFVVRHSVSKAPIEIAQHVPDHVHVVNAGDGSHQHPTQGLLDMYTMRHFKKEFKGLKVAIIGDIVHSRVAKSNIFALRTLGCEDIHVIGPESLLPKDLDMLGVKVFHNMEEGLKGVDVVMTLRIQKERMEAGQVPEGDAFFKQYGLTPARLALAKPDAIVMHPGPMNRGVEIDSAVADGPQSVILNQVTFGIAVRMAVMSIVAGN; this is encoded by the coding sequence ATGAGCGAAGCCAGTAAAACCGTGAATCAATTGAATACCGAAGGCAATTTAAGACATCTCTTAACGCTTGAGGGAATGCCAAAAGAGCAGATTATTTACATCCTGGATACCGCAAAACAATTTGTGAGCGTTACTGATCCAGCTAGAGAAGTCAAGAAGGTGCCTTTACTGCGTGGTAAGAGTGTATTTAATCTCTTCTTTGAAAACTCGACTCGCACTCGCACCACTTTTGAGATTGCTGCCAACCGTTTATCCGCAGATGTCATTAATCTCGATATCTCGACCTCATCAACTGCAAAGGGTGAGAGTCTATTGGATACGATTGATAACCTGGTTGCAATGCAGGCCGATATTTTTGTCGTACGCCATAGTGTTTCTAAAGCCCCCATTGAGATCGCTCAACATGTGCCTGATCATGTGCACGTTGTCAATGCAGGTGATGGCAGTCATCAACATCCGACCCAGGGTTTGTTGGACATGTACACGATGCGCCACTTTAAGAAAGAATTCAAAGGCTTGAAGGTTGCCATCATTGGAGACATCGTCCATAGTCGTGTAGCTAAATCCAATATCTTTGCTTTAAGAACATTGGGTTGTGAAGATATCCATGTGATCGGCCCTGAAAGTCTGTTGCCAAAAGATTTGGATATGTTGGGTGTGAAAGTTTTCCACAATATGGAAGAAGGCTTGAAGGGGGTTGATGTTGTGATGACCTTGCGCATCCAGAAGGAGCGCATGGAAGCGGGTCAAGTACCTGAGGGCGATGCCTTCTTTAAACAATATGGTTTAACGCCTGCCAGATTAGCCCTTGCAAAACCAGATGCGATTGTGATGCATCCCGGTCCAATGAATCGCGGGGTCGAGATCGATTCAGCAGTGGCTGACGGTCCTCAATCGGTGATTCTGAATCAAGTTACTTTTGGCATCGCAGTGCGGATGGCGGTCATGTCTATTGTGGCTGGTAACTAA
- a CDS encoding glycosyltransferase gives MSADQRWLILSHGFNMDGRAASQTITDKMPYLLEAGIQPIVFSAITGIQDQRFPHRQFLAWGPSAFRFDFRHWFANQYGRGIAYKVITGAISICLSPLIALEKLFLGYSSQWSWAMPAFLHGLKFIRAGQIDLVYSTGGAWSAHLAALWLKKATGVKWLAEIHDPMVIRSSPEDIGTAIPKNRDARFRQYLEQQIVEHADEVWWFTDGALHFAKQRNPALNTARHAHGFVVLPGAEPPGGLSATKPHVYSNKLNLSHSGSLANDRSLSIILMALDTLLKKYPEARNDIRIHAYGAALDSLSQEAIQKGDYQDILIAHGRLERDPQTGKSGRERVVEKMQEADVLILLHGNDEWCAEYIPSKFYEYLWTGRPIWGITHHNPQLDAMLNERGAYLSTNGDADGIVRTLEKIWLDWKNQGLIEPKWQPIGVDQAVARILLETK, from the coding sequence ATGTCTGCAGATCAGCGCTGGCTTATTTTGTCACATGGCTTCAACATGGATGGCCGCGCTGCGAGTCAAACCATTACTGACAAAATGCCCTATCTTTTAGAGGCCGGCATCCAGCCAATCGTTTTCAGTGCAATTACTGGTATTCAGGATCAGCGCTTTCCGCATCGACAATTTCTGGCTTGGGGGCCATCTGCTTTTCGCTTTGACTTCCGCCATTGGTTTGCAAATCAATATGGGCGAGGAATTGCATATAAAGTGATTACCGGCGCGATCTCCATCTGCCTGTCGCCCTTGATTGCCTTAGAAAAATTGTTCTTGGGTTACTCGAGCCAGTGGTCATGGGCGATGCCCGCTTTTTTACATGGACTCAAATTCATCAGAGCAGGCCAGATCGATTTGGTCTACAGCACTGGCGGCGCATGGTCTGCACATCTTGCTGCCTTATGGCTTAAGAAAGCCACCGGTGTGAAATGGTTGGCAGAGATTCATGATCCGATGGTCATTCGCAGCAGTCCTGAAGATATTGGTACTGCGATCCCCAAGAATCGGGATGCACGATTTAGACAATATCTAGAGCAGCAGATTGTTGAGCATGCAGATGAGGTTTGGTGGTTTACTGATGGCGCTTTACATTTCGCTAAGCAGCGCAATCCCGCCTTGAATACAGCAAGACATGCACATGGTTTTGTAGTCTTGCCTGGAGCCGAGCCACCCGGGGGTTTAAGTGCCACAAAGCCACACGTTTATTCCAATAAACTCAATCTGTCCCACTCTGGATCCTTGGCAAACGATCGTTCACTATCCATCATCTTGATGGCCTTGGATACTTTGTTGAAAAAATATCCTGAGGCGCGCAATGATATTCGTATTCATGCTTACGGAGCAGCTCTAGATTCACTCAGCCAGGAGGCAATTCAGAAAGGAGACTATCAAGATATTCTGATTGCCCATGGTCGCCTTGAGAGAGATCCTCAAACCGGTAAGTCTGGGCGTGAGCGCGTAGTTGAAAAAATGCAGGAAGCGGATGTTCTGATTCTCTTACATGGCAATGATGAATGGTGCGCAGAATACATTCCCTCGAAGTTCTACGAGTACCTTTGGACGGGAAGGCCGATTTGGGGAATTACGCATCACAATCCTCAGCTCGATGCCATGCTTAATGAGCGTGGCGCATATTTAAGTACAAACGGTGATGCTGATGGTATTGTCAGAACTCTTGAGAAGATCTGGCTAG